In Xanthomonas fragariae, the genomic window GCGGTCGGGCCAGGGCATCCGGCTCGCCGGTCTGCAGGTCAACAAGTGCCGCAGCGCCTGCCTGCTGAGCGAATACGACACCAGCGAGATCACCGTCGAAAACAACGATGTGTCCGGCGCGATCTGGGACGGCGTGTCGTTCAACCGCACGGCCAAGGTCACCATGGCCAACAACTACATCCACGACAACGTAGCAGCAGGCCTGACCATCGAGCACCTGGAAGACAGCGAAATCCGCAACAACCGCTTCGAGCGCAACGGCAGCCAAGGCATCTATCTGTCGGATGCGCGGCGCAACCGATTCAGCAACAACCAGTTTGACGGCAACAAGCTTGCCGGTGTGTTCCTGGCCTGCGCTATTCATCAACGCACGCCGGAAGTTCTGTGCTGGGACAACAGCATGAGCCAAGACAACGTGTTCGAGAACAATCGTTTCTCCAACACGCCGTTCACCTACACTGTCGGTGTAGACCGAGCTGCAAACTGCACCGCGGCCGACTTCAAGCCGAACCTGTGGCGCAACAATGAGGCCGATGTGGCCGGCGTCGATATCGAGCCGAAGCGCTACGGCTATTGCGTACGCCACGACTGATCGCCACAGCGGCCGGCAGTGCGTAAGCGCATGCCGGCCGCTGCAACTGCATCACCGTTACGACGCCAGCGCTTGTTCGTGCACGCCGGCAATCGCGCGGCCAGAGGGGTCGGCCATCGCTGCAAAGCTCGCGTCCCAGGCAATTGCTGTCGGCGACGAGCACGCGATCGACTTGCCGCCCGGCACGGTTTCGGCAGCTGCCTGACCGGGGAAGAACTGTTCGAACAGCGTGCGATAGAAATACGCTTCCTTGGTCTGCGGCGGATTAACCGGAAAGCGCTTGTCGGCCGCACCCAGTTCGCGGTCGCTCACATGCGAGGCGGCATGCGCCTTCAGCCCGTCGATCCAGCCATAGCCCACACCATCGCTGAACTGCTCTTTCTGCCGCCATAGAATCGACTCGGGCAGATAACCGGAGAAGGCTTCGCGCAGCACGCCTTTTTCCATCCGTGAGGCGCCAGTGCCGGTCTTGTCGATCATCTTGAAGCTGGCGTCCATGCGCATCGCCACATCCAGGAATTCGCGATCCAGGAACGGTACGCGCGGCTCCACGCCCCAGGCCATCATCGACTTGTTGGCGCGCAGGCAATCGTAGTTGTTGAGCGCGTCCAATTTGCGCACCAGTTCCTCGTGGAATTCGCGCGCGCTCGGGGCCTTGTGGAAGTATAGATAGCCACCGAAGATTTCGTCGCTGCCTTCGCCGGACAGCACCATCTTCACGCCCATCGCCTTGATGCGGCGCGCCAGCAGGAACATCGGCGTGGACGCGCGAATGGTGGTGACGTCGTAGGTCTCGATATGGCGAATAACTTCAGGCAACGCATCCAGGCCTTCTTCGAAGGTGTATTCGAAGCCGTGGTGCACCGTGCCCAGCGCTGCGGCTGCCACCTCCGCAGCCGCCAAGTCCGGTGATCCTTTCAAGCCGATCGCGAACGAATGCAATCGCGGCCACCATGCTTCGGTAGTGTCATTTTCTTCGATGCGATGACGTGCGTAGCGCGCGGCCACTGCCGCAACCAACGACGAATCCAATCCACCGGACAGCAGCACGCCATACGGCACATCGGTCATCAACTGACGATGCACCGCACGCTCGAACGCCTCGCGCAATTCCTGCAATTGCACCTGCACCCCTTCCACTTCGGCGTATTCGCGCCAGGACCGCTCGTAATAGCGGCTCAGCGCGCCGGTGGCGCTGTCGTACCAATGACCGGGCGGAAACTGCGCGGCATCGGCGCAATCGTCCACCAGCGATTTCAGTTCGGACGCCACACGCAAGCGGCCTTCGCGGTCGTGGCCCCAGTACAACGGAACCACACCAATCGGATCACGTGCGATGATCACGCGCCCGGCGGCCTTGTCCCACAGCGCGAACGCGAAGATGCCGTTGAGGCGGTTGAGATACGAGGCTGGCGCGTCTTCGCGGTACAGCGCGTTGATCACCTCGCAATCGGAGCCAGTCTGGAATGCGTACGGGTGCAGCAATTCCTGCTTGAGGTCTTGATGGTTGTAGATCTCGCCATTCACCGCGAGCGCGAGGTTTCCATCTTCAGACAGCAACGGCTGCGAGCCGCCAGCCGGGTCGACGATGGCCAGGCGCTCATGCACCAGGATCGCACCGGTATCGACATACACGCCGCTCCAGTCCGGGCCGCGATGGCGCTGCCGCTGCGAACATTGCAGTGCCTGCCTGCGCAATGCCTGCAGATCGTCACCGGGTTGCAGGCCGAAAATACCGAAGATGGAACACATGGAAAAACTCCTGATGAACTGCGGGGGTTGGCGGCCGGCGAGATAGCATGCTGCACGAGAATGAAACCCATAAAAAAACCCGCATCGGCCGATGCGGGTGTTCTGATTGCTGGGCGTTTTAGTGTACTTCGCCTAGTCGCAGACCCGCATCCGCTGCGCACGATTATTCGCGCGCAGATTGTTGCGGTTGGCGACATTGAGGTCGGCGATGTGAATAAGCATGCAGCCGACGCTAACCGTTCGTTTTCAATGACGCAACTGTTTCAGCGGCAACGACGGCGACAAACAGGCAATCACGCGATCAGCAAGCGCTCGATCAACGTGCGATACAGTGCAGGCAGCGCTTCCAGATCGGCCACACGCACGTGCTCATCGACCTGATGGATGCTGGCGTTGACCGGGCCGACTTCGATGCACTGCGCACCCAGCGGCGCGATGAAGCGCGCATCCGAGGTGCCACCGCCGGTGCTCTCTTCCGGTGGCGCGCCGGCGAATCGACCCAAGACCTCACGCGCGACGCTGCGCAAGCGCCCTTCCGGCGTATAGAACGGCTCGCCGCTGCGATGCCAGCGCAGCGCATAGTCCAGTGCGTGGCGATCCAGCAATGCGGTGATTTCCGCTTCCAGCCGTGGCGCATCCCAGTGCGGGGTGTAGCGCAGATTGAAGGCCACCTGCAGCTCGCCCGGAATCACGTTGTTGGCACCGGTGCCCGCATGGATGTTGGAAAGTTGCAGGCTGGTCGGCGGAAAACTTTCGAAGCCATCGTCCCACTGCCGCGCGACCAGCTCGGCCAGTGCCGGCGCTGCCAGATGGATCGGATTGCGCGCCTTGTGCGGATACGCCACATGCCCCTGTACGCCCTTCACCGTCAGCGTGCCGGACAGACTGCCGCGACGACCGACACGCAATAGGTCGCCCAATCGCTCGGTGGACGATGGCTCGCCGGTGATGCACCAATCGATCGTCTGCCCGCGCTCGCGAAACAACTCGGCAACGCGCCGCACGCCATCGATGGCATCGCCTTCTTCGTCGGAGGTCAGCAGCACCGCCAGCGTGCCGGTGTGCTGCGGGTGGGCGGCGACGAACTTTTCGGCTGCGATGGCGAAGGCGGCCACGCTGCCTTTCATGTCGGCTGCGCCGCGCCCGTACAGCACGCCATCGCGAATCTGAGGGTCGAACGGATCGCTGGTCCATGCCTCGCGCGGCCCCGGCGGCACCACGTCGGTATGCCCTAGCAATACCAGCACAGGCGCACCGCTGCCATGCGTGGCCCACAGATTGTCGACCTCGCCCAGGCGCAGGTGTTCGTATGCGAATCCAGCAGCGCTCAGGCGCTGCGCAATCACCGCCTGGCAGCCGGCATCGGCCGGCGTCACCGAGGCGCGCGCGATCAGGTCACACGTCAGATCCAGCACATCACTCATGCAACATCACCACAATGTGGCCGCATCAGCGGCGTTGATTGAAGACCAAGCATGCAGTGGTCCAAAGCATGCGTTGATCGTGGTTGCGATCGCGTTAGCCTTAGCGCGATCTGGTCGGCAGTCATCCGTTTTACATCGGCGTGGTTTACATCGCCGCACAAGCGATGACGGCCGCGGCGGTCAGGCGGCGCAGTGATGGCACTGCACTGCTCAGCCGATACCGAACAGCTTCTTGAAGCCATTATCGGAAAAGCCCTGACTCAATGCACCGTCGGCGGTGATGACCACCGGGCGTCGGATCATCTGCGGGTATTCGCGCAACAGCAGCTTCCATTCGGCAGCGCTGGCTGTGGCCTTGCGGTTGTCCGGCAACTGTCGCCAAGTGTTCGAGGATTTGTTGATCAACGCATCGAATCCGCCGACCTTGTCCGCCCATACAACCAGCGTCTCCGGCTCGGGCTTGTGCTCGCGGTAATCGACAAAGGCATAGGCAACACCGAAACGGTCCAGCCACTTGGTGGCTTTCTTGCAGGTATCGCAGTTTTTGAGTCCGTAAAGTGTGTTCATGAGCGCATCCAAGTTCGACCTTTGAAGCCCCTTTCCGTCAGGAGAGGGGTTAGGGGTAAGGGTACGGGTGAAGCCTCGTGTACCCAAAACCGCCAGGTTTCCCACGCCCCTTCATCCGGCGCTGCGCGCCACCTTCTCCAAGGGACAATGAAACTAACGAGGGAACTAACGAGCGGTCGCAAACATGCGTAGGAAGTTGAGCAGTTGTCTTGTTGACTTGCCTTCAATCCGCCAACCCACGCAGCAACTCATTCACGCTGGTCTTGCTACGCGTCTTGGCGTCCACCTGCTTGACGATCACCGCGCAATACAGCGAGTGCGAGCCATCATTCGACGGCAGCTGCCCGGACACCACCACGCTATACGGCGGCACATGACCATAGGAAATCTCGCCAGTGGCGCGATTGTAGATGCGCGTGCTCTGGCCGATGAACACGCCCATGCCGATCACGCTGTGATGGCCGACGACTACACCTTCAACCACTTCCGAACGCGCGCCGATAAAACAATGATCTTCAATGACGGTCGGGCTGGCCTGCAGCGGTTCGAGCACGCCGCCGATGCCGGCGCCGCCGGACAGATGGCAGTGCTTGCCGATCTGCGCGCACGAGCCCACGGTGGCCCAGGTGTCGACCATGGTGCCTTCGCCCACGTACGCACCGATGTTGGTGAAGCTCGGCATCAACACCACGTCCTTGCCGAAGAAACTGCCGCGACGCGCGACTGCGCCCGGCACCACACGCACACCTGCCTTGCGGAACTCGGCTTCGTGGAAGCCGGCAAAGCGTGACTCGACCTTGTCCCAGAACGGCGCCGGCTGCGCGTCGATCACCGCCATCTCGTTGACGCGGAAATACAGCAGCACGGCCTTCTTCAACCACTCGTTGACGGTCCAGCCGCCCTGCCCGTCCGGCTCGGCGACGCGGAGCTCACCGCTCTCCAGGCCGTCGATGACGCGGGTGACGATGGCGCGGGTGGAGCCTTCGATTTCGTCGATGGTCAAAGTGGCACGACGTTCGAACGCGCTTTCGATCCCGAACTTGAGTTCATCATGGCCCACATGCGTTGCGGCGGTCTGCACGGCCTTTTCGGCGATCGGCAGTTTCTTCGCCGCTGCAGCCTTTTTGGCAGCCGGCGCGGCAACGACGCTGGTCGGCTGATTGGCCACGCGCGGCGCAACGCCAGTCGCCGTCTTGGCGACGGTCTTCGTGGCAACGCGTTTTTTGCCGATAGTTTTCTTTACAGCGGCCTTCTTACCGACAGCCGCGACGGACTTAGCGGCATCGGCGACAGGCGCGTTGGCGGCCTTGCTGCTCAGCTTGGGCGCGCGCTCGGGCGCTGCGCTGGCGGTGGTTGCGCTCTGCTTGCGCGCTGTCTTCTTGCTGATGGCCATGGGGGCTCCGGGAGGGCGTACTAGGTAGGGTCGAGGCAGGCGCACAGCGCATCGCGCAGGGCTTGCCGGGCGGATTCGGGCAACGGGCGATCATGCTCGTCGGTGATCTGGAACTGATCTTCCGCACGCTCGCCAAATGTGGCGATGCGCGCGTCGTGCACACGCAGGTGTTGCATGCGCAGCACATGCGCCACGTCAGCGAGCAGACCGGGGCGATCGGGCGCAACCAGGCTGATACGGGTACGGTGACCGTCGGCGCTTTCGCTGAATTCCACGCGCGGCGCAAAAAGGAAATGCCGCAACTGACGTGGCACTGCACGCCGCGACGGACGCACCTTCTGCAGATCGCCGGCGAGCACCTGACGCAACGCGGCGGCCAGACGCTGCGGGTCGCCATCGGCCGAGCTGTCCTGTGGCAGCACTTCAAACACGTCGAGAATCGCATCATGCGGCGCGTCCAGCACGCGGGCGCGGTGGATGCCGTACCCCCTGCGGTCGAGCGTGGCCACGATCGCGGAGAACAAGCCGTCGCGATCGAGGGAATACACGAACACTTCCAGTGCGTCGTTGTCCGGCACCGCGCGCCGCGCCTTGACCGTGGTCTGGCCGATCTGCACTTCGATCAGCGAGACCGCCTGCCAAGCCAGTTGCTCGGGACGGAAGCGCAGGAAGTTTTCGTCCGGCATGCCGGCGAACTGACGATCGATGGTGGCATCGTCGTATCCCTGCTCCTGCATCAGCGCGCGCGCCGATTCGCGTGCCTCGCGCAGGCGTTCCTCGCGCGGCGGGGGATGTTCCAGGCCTTCGCGCAGCGCGCGGCGCGCGGCGAAGTACAGATCGGCCAGCAGCCGGTCCTTCCACGCGTTCCACAATTTGGGGCTGGTACCGGCGATATCGGCGCAGGTCAGCAAATACAGATGATCCAGCCGTTCGCGCGTGCCGACCAAGGTGGCGAAGCGATGGATCACATCCGGGTCGGAGATATCCTGTTTTTGCGCAGTTACCGACATGCGCAGATGCTGCTCCACCAGCCAAGCCACAAGCGCGGTGTCGGCGTCACTGAGCCGATGCGCCAGGCAGAACGCGCGCGCATCCACCGCACCCAGTTCGGAATGATCGCCGCCACGGCCTTTGGCGATGTCGTGAAACAGACCGGCCAGCAGCAGCAATTCCGGCTTGCGCAGACGCGGCCAGACTTCGTGGGTGATCGA contains:
- the asnB gene encoding asparagine synthase B; this encodes MCSIFGIFGLQPGDDLQALRRQALQCSQRQRHRGPDWSGVYVDTGAILVHERLAIVDPAGGSQPLLSEDGNLALAVNGEIYNHQDLKQELLHPYAFQTGSDCEVINALYREDAPASYLNRLNGIFAFALWDKAAGRVIIARDPIGVVPLYWGHDREGRLRVASELKSLVDDCADAAQFPPGHWYDSATGALSRYYERSWREYAEVEGVQVQLQELREAFERAVHRQLMTDVPYGVLLSGGLDSSLVAAVAARYARHRIEENDTTEAWWPRLHSFAIGLKGSPDLAAAEVAAAALGTVHHGFEYTFEEGLDALPEVIRHIETYDVTTIRASTPMFLLARRIKAMGVKMVLSGEGSDEIFGGYLYFHKAPSAREFHEELVRKLDALNNYDCLRANKSMMAWGVEPRVPFLDREFLDVAMRMDASFKMIDKTGTGASRMEKGVLREAFSGYLPESILWRQKEQFSDGVGYGWIDGLKAHAASHVSDRELGAADKRFPVNPPQTKEAYFYRTLFEQFFPGQAAAETVPGGKSIACSSPTAIAWDASFAAMADPSGRAIAGVHEQALAS
- the dapD gene encoding 2,3,4,5-tetrahydropyridine-2,6-dicarboxylate N-succinyltransferase, whose translation is MAISKKTARKQSATTASAAPERAPKLSSKAANAPVADAAKSVAAVGKKAAVKKTIGKKRVATKTVAKTATGVAPRVANQPTSVVAAPAAKKAAAAKKLPIAEKAVQTAATHVGHDELKFGIESAFERRATLTIDEIEGSTRAIVTRVIDGLESGELRVAEPDGQGGWTVNEWLKKAVLLYFRVNEMAVIDAQPAPFWDKVESRFAGFHEAEFRKAGVRVVPGAVARRGSFFGKDVVLMPSFTNIGAYVGEGTMVDTWATVGSCAQIGKHCHLSGGAGIGGVLEPLQASPTVIEDHCFIGARSEVVEGVVVGHHSVIGMGVFIGQSTRIYNRATGEISYGHVPPYSVVVSGQLPSNDGSHSLYCAVIVKQVDAKTRSKTSVNELLRGLAD
- a CDS encoding right-handed parallel beta-helix repeat-containing protein, translating into MPLLDRSVSALLPLVFATACSAAPPAKSGPPDAPVAACTAKVRPGQDLQKAIDKLPQSDTPSVLCLGKGEFPLSGLVSIHRGNLTLRGTGPSTVLRMADGVQQPALVVGDYKNEEPAGVIRNVSIEDMQIVASTGEKEFMPERPYLSNSAVVVRSGQGIRLAGLQVNKCRSACLLSEYDTSEITVENNDVSGAIWDGVSFNRTAKVTMANNYIHDNVAAGLTIEHLEDSEIRNNRFERNGSQGIYLSDARRNRFSNNQFDGNKLAGVFLACAIHQRTPEVLCWDNSMSQDNVFENNRFSNTPFTYTVGVDRAANCTAADFKPNLWRNNEADVAGVDIEPKRYGYCVRHD
- the dapE gene encoding succinyl-diaminopimelate desuccinylase; amino-acid sequence: MSDVLDLTCDLIARASVTPADAGCQAVIAQRLSAAGFAYEHLRLGEVDNLWATHGSGAPVLVLLGHTDVVPPGPREAWTSDPFDPQIRDGVLYGRGAADMKGSVAAFAIAAEKFVAAHPQHTGTLAVLLTSDEEGDAIDGVRRVAELFRERGQTIDWCITGEPSSTERLGDLLRVGRRGSLSGTLTVKGVQGHVAYPHKARNPIHLAAPALAELVARQWDDGFESFPPTSLQLSNIHAGTGANNVIPGELQVAFNLRYTPHWDAPRLEAEITALLDRHALDYALRWHRSGEPFYTPEGRLRSVAREVLGRFAGAPPEESTGGGTSDARFIAPLGAQCIEVGPVNASIHQVDEHVRVADLEALPALYRTLIERLLIA
- a CDS encoding Spx/MgsR family RNA polymerase-binding regulatory protein — its product is MNTLYGLKNCDTCKKATKWLDRFGVAYAFVDYREHKPEPETLVVWADKVGGFDALINKSSNTWRQLPDNRKATASAAEWKLLLREYPQMIRRPVVITADGALSQGFSDNGFKKLFGIG